The following coding sequences lie in one Rutidosis leptorrhynchoides isolate AG116_Rl617_1_P2 chromosome 6, CSIRO_AGI_Rlap_v1, whole genome shotgun sequence genomic window:
- the LOC139853477 gene encoding 2S seed storage protein-like, which produces MAKLLVLTVALAALVAFATAHPTIVTTTIEDDNGYPPWGTADLDVCQQYLQQSIQSPYENYQPSQSLQQLCCQQLQNVDDQRQCDAVKQVFQDVLLGQQGGRFGAQEIRQLRQKAQQLPNECNLQVRSQCQPGNIRRTVDINVCEEDNYSRRSSRGSQQCSEVQGRQFNQCQRYIQQQQQQGGSLLMSINRQGQQQQQELRSCCNELENVQRECQCEAMQEVYEQATRQQQQQQGRRQSGRRTSMEPQMVQRAIQNLKNECNLQVQQCRVPSATF; this is translated from the exons ATGGCAAAGCTACTTGTTCTCACAGTTGCCTTGGCAGCCCTAGTAGCCTTCGCTACCGCCCACCCAACCATCGTCACCACCACTATCGAGGACGACAATGGTTATCCCCCTTGGGGTACAGCAGATTTGGACGTATGTCAACAATACCTCCAGCAGAGTATCCAGAGTCCATATGAAAACTATCAGCCCAGTCAAAGCCTACAGCAATTGTGCTGCCAACAACTCCAAAACGTCGACGACCAACGCCAGTGCGACGCCGTGAAGCAAGTCTTCCAAGATGTCTTGCTGGGACAACAAGGTGGACGCTTCGGTGCTCAAGAGATCCGACAACTGAGGCAAAAGGCTCAACAGCTTCCCAACGAATGCAACCTTCAAGTCAGAAGCCAATGCCAACCTGGTAACATCCGAAGAACCGTTGACATCAACGTGTGCGAGGAGGACAACTACTCCCGTCGAAGCTCACGTGGCTCACAACAATGCAGTGAAGTCCAAGGACGACAGTTTAACCAATGCCAaag gtacatccaacaacaacaacaacaaggtgGTTCACTTTTGATGAGCATCAACAGGCAGGGACAACAACAGCAACAAGAACTGAGAAGTTGCTGCAACGAGCTCGAGAACGTGCAACGTGAGTGCCAGTGCGAGGCCATGCAGGAGGTTTACGAGCAGGCCAcgagacaacaacaacaacaacaaggaaGGAGACAAAGTGGTCGACGTACAAGTATGGAGCCACAAATGGTGCAGAGGGCGATTCAGAACTTGAAGAATGAATGCAACTTGCAAGTGCAGCAATGCCGAGTCCCATCTGCCACGTTTTGA
- the LOC139853479 gene encoding putative multidrug resistance protein has product MVNNKENGIFRYAEGFDKFLMFFGTLGSIGDGLQIPLMMYVLSGVINEYGDPGATVTLSTVDTYSLRLLYIAISVGLAAFVEGLCWARTAERQTSRMRLEYLKSVLKQDVGFFDTQEPGSSTTYQIVSTITADSNTIQVTIGEKIPDTIAYLSSFVFCHVFAFTLSWRLTLAAIPFSVMFLIPALGFGKLMMDVGMVMIASYSNAGSIVEQAVSSIRTVYSYVGEQDTIDKFSDALQTTMKLGVKQGFARGLMLGSMGIIYINWAFQAWIGSLLVTKHGEKGGDVFVAGFNVLMGGLNILTALPNLTAISESKGAATRISEMIDRNPTIDSEDKKGKALSNVRGKIEFKGVHFSYPSRPDSPILQGLDLKIPAGKPVGLVGGSGSGKSTIVSLIQRFYDPIKGEIFIDGYKITKLHLKWLRSQMGLVNQEPILFATSIKENILFGKEGASFDDVVAAATDANAHDFIVKLPDGYETNVGQYGIQLSGGQKQRIAIARALIRDPKILLLDEATSALDSESERVVQKAIDQVSIGRTTIVIAHRLSTIRRVDLIYVIQAGKVIESGSHDELMQNHKGEYFKMVQLQKSGHEVMDISKMVVAVSPISVRSSAANSPSLNPFSPNFSISTAYSVQFNASYDSDYENGYRKQSHQSPSQLRLLKMNAPEWVATVWGLLGAIGSGAVQPINAYCVGGVIHVYFQTDRSSIVDHARSYSYVFIGVGVFNFVSSVIQHYNFAVMGEKLTTRVRKKLLEKLLTFEVGWYDRDENTSAAICAGLSSEANMVRSLVGDRMSLLTQAFFGAVFAYTLGLILSWRLALVLMAAQPFLIGSFYARSVLMKSLSEKSQKAQKEGSQLASEAVINHRTITAFSSQKRVVKLFKDTLEGPKKESIRQSYYSGIGLFSSQFMATASTALAYWYGGRLLTQGLISPERLFQAFLVLLFTAYTIADAGSMTKDISRGSNAVSSVFAILDKKTEIDPDNLQGLESVKRNLRGRVELRNVYFAYPSRPDHMVFRGLNLKIKQGTSMALVGPSGSGKSTVIGLIERFYDPLKGAVFIDERDIKEYNLRGLRSHIALVSQEPTLFAGTILENISYGKPNAKVSEIRNAATLANAHEFISGMKDGYETYCGERGVQLSGGQKQRIALARAILKNPAILLLDEATSALDSVSESLVQEALEKMMNGRTCIVVAHRLSTIQNSDSIAVIKDGKVVEQGSHSDLFSVHGGAYYNLVKMQRDNSPIRH; this is encoded by the exons ATGGTTAATAACAAAGAAAACGGAATCTTTCGGTATGCAGAAGGGTTCGACAAATTTTTAATGTTTTTTGGAACATTGGGAAGCATAGGTGATGGTCTGCAAATCCCGTTAATGATGTACGTTCTTAGTGGCGTCATCAACGAATATGGAGATCCTGGTGCAACCGTTACTCTTTCTACAGTTGATACC TATTCACTCAGGTTGTTATACATTGCAATTTCAGTTGGGCTAGCTGCTTTTGTAG AAGGGCTTTGTTGGGCAAGAACTGCAGAGAGACAGACTTCTCGAATGAGACTTGAGTACCTGAAATCGGTCCTTAAACAAGATGTCGGTTTTTTCGACACTCAAGAACCTGGTTCCTCTACAACTTACCAAATTGTTTCAACTATCACTGCTGATTCTAATACCATCCAAGTAACCATTGGTGAAAAG ATACCGGATACTATTGCTTACTTGTCTTCCTTCGTGTTCTGCCACGTGTTCGCATTCACACTATCATGGAGGCTTACATTAGCAGCCATCCCGTTTTCTGTAATGTTCCTTATACCCGCTTTAGGATTTGGTAAGCTCATGATGGATGTAGGAATGGTTATGATTGCATCATACAGTAACGCTGGTAGTATTGTTGAACAAGCTGTATCGTCCATCAGAACCGTTTATTCTTACGTTGGAGAACAAGACACAATCGATAAGTTTAGCGATGCACTTCAAACGACCATGAAACTAGGAGTAAAACAAGGTTTTGCTAGAGGATTAATGCTCGGAAGCATGGGGATTATTTACATTAATTGGGCGTTTCAAGCTTGGATTGGATCTCTTCTTGTCACTAAACATGGCGAAAAGGGCGGTGACGTTTTTGTAGCAGGATTTAACGTGCTCATGGGAGGATT GAACATCCTGACTGCACTCCCAAATCTAACTGCCATTTCGGAATCAAAAGGCGCTGCTACTCGAATCAGTGAGATGATCGACAGAAATCCAACTATCGACTCTGAAGATAAAAAAGGAAAGGCTTTATCAAATGTTAGAGGGAAAATTGAGTTCAAAGGGGTCCACTTTAGCTACCCATCAAGGCCCGATAGCCCAATTCTACAAGGTTTGGATCTTAAGATACCTGCTGGTAAACCTGTTGGTCTTGTTGGAGGTAGCGGTTCAGGCAAGTCGACGATTGTTTCGTTAATTCAAAGGTTTTATGATCCTATAAAAGGTGAGATATTTATAGATGGATATAAGATAACGAAACTTCATCTCAAATGGTTGAGATCGCAGATGGGTCTGGTTAATCAAGAGCCGATTTTATTTGCAACTTCTATCAAAGAGAATATATTGTTCGGGAAAGAAGGTGCATCTTTTGATGATGTTGTTGCAGCTGCAACAGATGCAAATGCACATGATTTCATTGTTAAGTTGCCAGATGGGTATGAAACTAAT GTTGGCCAATATGGAATTCAACTATCGGGAGGGCAAAAGCAACGGATTGCGATTGCTCGGGCACTAATAAGAGATCCTAAaatcttacttctcgatgaagcaACGAGTGCACTCGACTCAGAGTCTGAACGAGTTGTACAAAAAGCGATTGATCAGGTGTCGATTGGGAGGACTACTATTGTAATTGCACATCGTTTGTCAACGATTAGACGGGTTGATCTTATATATGTAATTCAGGCAGGAAAAGTAATCGAATCGGGTTCACACGATGAACTCATGCAAAATCATAAAGGTGAATACTTCAAAATGGTGCAACTGCAAAAATCAGGACATGAAGTTATGGACATATCTAAAATGGTGGTTGCAGTTAGCCCAATAAGTGTAAGATCAAGTGCAGCGAACAGCCCATCACTGAACCCGTTTAGCCCGAATTTTTCCATTAGTACAGCTTATTCGGTACAGTTTAATGCTTCATATGACAGTGATTACGAAAATGGCTATCGTAAACAATCTCATCAATCTCCTTCCCAGTTGCGTTTGTTGAAAATGAACGCGCCTGAATGGGTAGCAACCGTATGGGGACTTTTAGGTGCTATAGGGTCTGGTGCGGTACAACCCATTAATGCATACTGTGTAGGAGGTGTGATTCATGTTTACTTTCAAACTGATCGATCGTCAATTGTTGATCATGCACGAAGCTATTCGTACGTGTTCATAGGTGTTGGTGTTTTCAACTTCGTCTCGAGTGTCATCCAACATTACAATTTCGCGGTAATGGGAGAAAAGTTGAccacaagggtaagaaagaaactACTCGAAAAGTTGTTGACTTTTGAGGTCGGTTGGTATGATAGAGACGAGAACACGAGTGCAGCCATTTGCGCAGGTTTATCATCCGAAGCTAATATGGTCCGTTCACTAGTCGGGGACCGTATGTCGTTACTAACACAAGCGTTTTTCGGGGCTGTTTTCGCTTATACTTTAGGACTTATACTTTCATGGAGGCTAGCACTTGTGTTAATGGCTGCACAACCGTTTTTAATCGGTAGTTTTTACGCTAGGAGCGTATTAATGAAAAGTTTGTCCGAAAAATCACAAAAGGCTCAAAAGGAAGGTAGTCAACTCGCGAGCGAAGCTGTTATCAACCATAGAACAATAACCGCGTTTTCTTCTCAAAAAAGGGTGGTGAAACTTTTTAAGGACACATTAGAAGGCCCGAAAAAGGAAAGTATCAGACAATCGTATTATTCAGGAATCGGGCTTTTTAGCTCACAGTTCATGGCAACAGCTTCAACCGCGTTAGCGTATTGGTACGGTGGTCGGCTGTTAACGCAAGGATTAATATCTCCCGAGAGGCTTTTTCAAGCGTTTTTGGTATTGTTGTTTACAGCGTATACAATAGCTGATGCAGGGAGTATGACTAAAGATATATCAAGAGGAAGTAATGCTGTTAGTTCGGTTTTTGCAATTCTTGATAAGAAAACTGAGATTGACCCGGATAATTTACAGGGCCTTGAATCGGTAAAAAGAAACTTAAGGGGGCGTGTGGAGTTACGAAATGTGTATTTTGCTTATCCATCTAGACCTGATCATATGGTGTTTAGAGGATTGAATCTTAAAATAAAGCAAGGAACTTCGATGGCGCTTGTGGGTCCAAGTGGGTCGGGTAAGTCTACTGTCATTGGGTTGATAGAGAGGTTTTATGACCCGTTGAAAGGAGCTGTGTTTATTGATGAACGAGACATTAAGGAGTATAACTTAAGAGGATTGAGGTCACACATTGCGTTAGTGAGTCAAGAACCGACTCTATTTGCAGGtacgattcttgaaaacatttcTTATGGGAAACCAAATGCTAAAGTATCCGAGATAAGGAATGCAGCAACGCTTGCCAATGCCCACGAATTTATAAG TGGAATGAAAGATGGGTACGAAACGTACTGTGGAGAAAGGGGTGTGCAACTATCAGGAGGTCAAAAACAAAGAATTGCATTGGCTCGAGCTATTCTCAAGAACCCTGCTATCCTACTGTTGGATGAAGCAACCAGTGCTCTTGATAGCGTATCAGAAAGCTTAGTTCAAGAAGCGTTAGAGAAGATGATGAATGGACGAACATGTATCGTGGTGGCCCACCGTCTTTCTACAATACAGAACTCTGATTCCATTGCTGTGATTAAAGATGGGAAGGTGGTAGAACAAGGGTCCCATTCTGATCTTTTCTCTGTTCATGGTGGTGCGTACTACAATCTTGTGAAAATGCAGCGCGACAACTCACCTATTAGGCATTAA
- the LOC139853480 gene encoding 2S seed storage protein-like: MAKLLALALIFATLVSIATAHKTTITTTKEDEDQSRSISGEWECLRQTAGDQLNQCPQHLWNIIHNPNVTTPWEQYFQQYVYDMCCKQLHNIDQECLCDAMEQVFQDALRMMQEHKDHVDQIRELRKKAQQLPNQCNLQLSPQCQIASIRTVITTVIEEDSYSGQSSGGSQQVKV; this comes from the coding sequence ATGGCAAAGCTACTTGCTCTAGCACTCATCTTCGCAACCCTAGTATCCATCGCTACCGCCCACAAAACCACTATCACTACCACTAAAGAGGACGAGGACCAATCCCGGTCGATTAGTGGGGAGTGGGAGTGCCTCCGTCAAACGGCAGGAGACCAGTTGAACCAATGTCCACAACACCTCTGGAATATTATCCACAATCCAAATGTAACCACTCCGTGGGAACAATACTTTCAACAATACGTATATGACATGTGCTGCAAACAACTCCATAACATAGACCAGGAGTGCTTGTGTGACGCCATGGAGCAAGTGTTCCAAGATGCTTTGAGGATGATGCAGGAACATAAAGATCATGTTGATCAGATCAGAGAGTTGAGAAAAAAGGCTCAACAACTTCCTAACCAATGCAACCTACAACTAAGTCCCCAATGCCAAATCGCAAGCATTCGGACCGTCATCACCACTGTCATCGAGGAGGACAGCTACTCCGGCCAAAGCTCAGGTGGCTCTCAGCAAGTGAAGGTGTAA